A part of Pectinatus sottacetonis genomic DNA contains:
- a CDS encoding glycosyl hydrolase — translation MKKKLLRKILPLTLSTSFLWNGLPAVNSILPTDFMEPNIVQAAGISPKTWDFSHSIGLWNYSGKWDYNGTPTLEYAKTAGGSAKLSIDYSEQSGKSWSEVKLKTNDISSSTPFILNGYNVFSYDLYFNPQAMTEGTFKTKLYMKSDAGKEIVNKYVDINMAAAKSVPGTDLKKITVHIPFAMADAKITYMEMSIVGCNTSYKGDLFLKNISFSHEKIKDGYVNKTAIVRPQSKVEFAQLDIPAKVNLADGRADKRAAQLYAYLKGIATSDKVLYGHQNDMHKKAGRGPSDSDTYDIVNDYPAVVGIDGLALTGSELSLTDAEKAAGLTLMDKAVAISIKANQKGAVITLSCHMPNFAEVAKKGKINGKYDYSGYSPNVTTGDVVSRILPGGDLNSVYNGYLDMIAQYGSRLQNADIPVLFRPFHECNGSWFWWGAAFCSPSQYKNLFRYTEEYLRDKKGLHNFLYVYSPGGPITSEADYMTRYPGDAFVDITAFDMYHKDPLKKDNWMNSLDATMNVVRQFAKNHNKVPAVSEVGILVGNSAMAKTGNKRLDWFDEVLKNISQSGMAYFMTWSNFDETNFDQPYMVGPKRGHEMVNQFVDFYNKPQSIFASQMPDYRTLKIEEQPAQSIYGYITTPNSYERICKPEILKAHISGNVNKVSFVYKKADGSVIDTVQAVKTTDGIYNADITKSELSKIGRTMGSIQLLVNSKPVDSVKVLFNIPKPPIDISLVDNFESYYGDNGLLQAAYSTNSGPGSSVRPALADAAVQHKNGNAGLAFNYKIAKGSYAGIIKNMKGVDWSNYNAVQFWIAPDGKGQNFIIQINTNGEDFEVSLSALTKTTKPTLVTIPFSQFKGKQNGQFDKTNIQHFAIYCNSLGDSPVESTMYFDDIRAVK, via the coding sequence ATGAAGAAAAAATTATTGAGAAAAATCTTACCACTGACATTATCTACAAGTTTTCTATGGAACGGATTGCCAGCTGTAAATAGTATTTTACCAACAGATTTTATGGAACCAAACATTGTTCAGGCAGCTGGTATTTCTCCTAAAACATGGGATTTTTCACACAGTATTGGTTTATGGAATTATAGTGGAAAATGGGATTATAATGGGACACCAACTTTAGAATATGCCAAAACCGCTGGTGGATCGGCAAAACTTAGTATTGATTATTCGGAGCAGTCTGGTAAAAGCTGGAGTGAGGTAAAGCTAAAGACTAATGATATAAGCAGTAGCACCCCGTTCATATTAAATGGATATAACGTATTTTCCTATGATCTCTATTTTAATCCTCAGGCAATGACAGAAGGAACTTTTAAAACAAAGCTCTATATGAAATCAGATGCGGGTAAAGAAATAGTAAATAAATATGTAGATATTAATATGGCCGCAGCTAAATCTGTACCAGGAACTGACTTAAAAAAAATAACTGTTCATATCCCGTTTGCAATGGCAGATGCGAAAATTACTTATATGGAAATGAGTATAGTTGGCTGCAATACGAGTTATAAAGGTGATCTTTTTTTAAAAAATATTTCTTTCTCGCATGAAAAAATAAAAGACGGATATGTTAATAAAACAGCTATCGTCAGACCACAAAGTAAAGTAGAGTTTGCACAGCTGGACATTCCAGCAAAAGTCAACCTTGCTGACGGACGAGCAGATAAACGGGCAGCACAGCTATATGCTTATCTAAAAGGAATTGCTACTTCAGATAAAGTTTTATATGGTCATCAGAATGATATGCATAAGAAAGCAGGCAGAGGACCAAGTGATTCGGATACATATGATATAGTCAATGATTATCCCGCAGTTGTTGGAATAGATGGGTTGGCATTGACCGGCAGTGAACTTTCTCTTACTGATGCTGAGAAAGCAGCAGGCCTGACACTTATGGATAAGGCTGTTGCTATAAGTATAAAAGCTAATCAAAAGGGCGCAGTTATTACATTGTCATGTCATATGCCTAATTTTGCGGAAGTAGCCAAAAAGGGTAAAATTAATGGTAAATATGACTATTCCGGTTATTCTCCTAATGTGACAACAGGTGATGTGGTTTCCCGAATATTGCCAGGAGGCGATCTGAATTCTGTCTATAATGGTTATCTTGATATGATAGCGCAATATGGAAGCAGACTTCAAAATGCGGATATTCCTGTATTGTTTAGGCCTTTCCATGAATGTAATGGCAGCTGGTTTTGGTGGGGAGCAGCATTTTGTTCACCCAGTCAGTATAAAAATCTGTTTCGTTATACCGAAGAATATTTACGCGACAAAAAGGGACTGCATAACTTTTTATATGTTTATTCGCCAGGTGGACCTATTACGAGCGAAGCTGATTATATGACACGATATCCAGGCGATGCTTTTGTGGATATTACGGCATTCGATATGTATCACAAAGACCCACTAAAAAAAGACAATTGGATGAATTCGCTGGATGCCACTATGAATGTAGTACGACAATTTGCCAAGAATCATAATAAAGTGCCAGCTGTTTCAGAAGTGGGAATACTTGTAGGCAATAGTGCCATGGCAAAAACAGGAAATAAGCGACTAGATTGGTTTGACGAGGTGCTTAAAAATATTTCCCAAAGCGGCATGGCCTATTTTATGACATGGTCGAATTTTGACGAAACAAATTTTGATCAGCCTTATATGGTGGGTCCTAAACGCGGTCATGAAATGGTGAACCAGTTTGTTGATTTTTATAATAAACCACAGTCAATATTCGCATCCCAGATGCCGGATTATAGAACGCTAAAAATAGAAGAACAACCGGCTCAAAGTATTTATGGTTACATTACAACCCCAAACTCATATGAAAGAATTTGTAAACCCGAAATATTAAAAGCGCATATTTCAGGCAATGTAAATAAAGTTAGTTTTGTTTACAAAAAAGCTGATGGCTCGGTAATTGATACAGTTCAGGCTGTAAAAACCACTGATGGCATTTATAATGCAGATATAACTAAAAGTGAACTCAGCAAGATAGGCAGAACAATGGGAAGTATTCAGCTGCTTGTTAATAGTAAACCTGTTGACAGCGTAAAAGTATTATTCAATATTCCTAAACCACCAATAGATATTTCATTAGTAGATAACTTTGAAAGTTATTATGGTGACAATGGATTACTGCAGGCTGCTTATTCTACAAATAGTGGACCGGGGTCAAGCGTACGTCCTGCTTTGGCAGATGCAGCGGTGCAGCATAAAAATGGTAATGCAGGTCTTGCCTTTAATTATAAAATAGCTAAAGGCAGTTATGCTGGTATTATAAAAAATATGAAGGGAGTAGATTGGTCAAATTATAATGCTGTCCAATTTTGGATAGCTCCTGATGGAAAAGGACAGAATTTTATTATTCAGATAAATACAAATGGTGAAGATTTTGAAGTTAGTCTTTCTGCATTGACAAAAACGACAAAGCCTACGCTGGTAACAATACCATTCAGCCAGTTTAAAGGAAAACAAAATGGACAATTTGACAAAACAAATATACAACATTTTGCAATTTATTGTAATTCGTTGGGAGATAGCCCAGTTGAATCCACTATGTATTTTGACGATATAAGAGCCGTAAAATAA
- a CDS encoding GntR family transcriptional regulator: MVKYQKIADDIRKKITDGKYMPGEQLALEKEMCDDYGVSRITIKRAVDELVNLGLVVKRRGSGTFVKSIEDENDIKELSMARQFTGFSETNRGHKIGTVIVKFEIGHPTEEVAAKLQITTEDFVYDIIRARSSDDKPIVVEYTKMPIQLIVGLKKEHLESSIYSYIQDKLHFKIQSAHRTIRAVMPTPLEKKYLDIKEVLPLLEVSQVAFFDDGRPFEYSVSRHRGDRIAFKTVSIK; encoded by the coding sequence GTGGTTAAATATCAAAAAATAGCTGATGATATTCGAAAAAAGATAACAGATGGAAAATATATGCCAGGAGAACAGCTGGCACTGGAAAAAGAAATGTGTGATGATTATGGCGTAAGCAGAATCACTATTAAACGAGCTGTGGATGAATTGGTAAATTTGGGACTGGTAGTAAAAAGACGTGGTTCAGGTACATTTGTAAAATCTATTGAAGATGAAAATGATATTAAAGAATTAAGTATGGCTCGTCAATTTACCGGATTTTCTGAAACAAATCGGGGCCATAAGATTGGTACCGTTATAGTTAAATTTGAAATAGGACATCCAACAGAGGAAGTTGCTGCTAAATTGCAGATTACTACAGAAGACTTTGTATATGATATAATACGCGCCAGATCTTCTGATGATAAACCAATAGTTGTTGAATATACAAAGATGCCTATACAATTAATAGTGGGATTAAAAAAAGAACATCTTGAATCGTCTATTTATTCTTATATTCAAGATAAACTTCATTTTAAGATTCAGTCAGCCCATCGGACAATTCGTGCTGTTATGCCTACACCGCTGGAAAAAAAGTATCTCGACATTAAAGAAGTTTTACCATTATTAGAAGTTTCACAGGTTGCTTTTTTCGATGATGGAAGACCGTTTGAATATTCTGTTTCCCGACACAGGGGTGATAGGATTGCTTTTAAGACAGTGAGTATAAAGTAG
- a CDS encoding GDSL-type esterase/lipase family protein, translating into MREDMKYNPCYYQLRDYMVNTMQKIIAGNKTAQPHGVVFFGDSITEWNPIKTYYPEIVNKYNCGICGATSESLRWICDEAVIKYKPSVVVMLMGTNDLSNTDARSPRQIACNVKIIIELITKNLPGVKLLLMETLPCDEHREGKFAGKYMRSNGNICLLNREYQELTKQFTNVKIVHTYKAFWDENNKGIYKDFTTDGLHLTEKGYQCLADQLKPVLLDSIK; encoded by the coding sequence ATGCGAGAAGATATGAAATATAATCCCTGCTATTATCAATTGCGTGATTATATGGTCAATACAATGCAGAAAATAATAGCAGGAAATAAAACAGCCCAGCCGCATGGAGTAGTTTTTTTTGGCGATTCTATTACTGAATGGAATCCTATAAAAACCTATTACCCGGAAATAGTAAATAAATATAACTGCGGTATCTGTGGAGCAACTTCCGAATCGCTTCGCTGGATATGTGATGAAGCCGTTATTAAATACAAGCCTTCCGTAGTAGTAATGCTTATGGGAACTAATGATTTATCCAATACTGATGCCAGAAGTCCACGCCAGATAGCATGCAATGTTAAAATAATTATTGAGCTAATTACAAAGAATTTACCGGGAGTAAAGCTTTTGCTAATGGAAACTCTGCCTTGTGATGAACATAGAGAAGGAAAATTTGCCGGTAAATATATGCGATCCAATGGAAACATCTGTTTATTAAACAGAGAATATCAGGAGCTGACCAAACAATTTACTAATGTAAAAATAGTACACACTTATAAAGCCTTTTGGGATGAAAATAATAAGGGTATTTATAAAGACTTTACAACAGATGGTCTGCATTTAACGGAAAAAGGTTATCAATGTTTGGCTGACCAATTGAAACCGGTGCTTTTAGACAGCATAAAATAA
- a CDS encoding GntR family transcriptional regulator gives MVKYQQIANDLRKKIATGEYEPGKQISLEKEMCEHYGVSRITVKRAVDELVNQGLIVKRRGSGTFVKSVEDRDMKALSMSRQLEGFTESYHGQKVTAKIIRFAIVHPTEKIAVKLLLKTEDLVYDIVRVRYAAADPIVIEYMNMPVKIIPGIKKSILKKSIYNYIQNDLKLNIQSAHRRICAVMPTDDEKKYLNIEGLLPLLQIEQVAFLDDGKPFEYSISKHRGDKIAFKTVSID, from the coding sequence ATGGTTAAATACCAACAGATTGCGAATGATCTTCGTAAAAAAATTGCTACAGGAGAATATGAACCGGGTAAACAGATATCGCTGGAAAAAGAAATGTGCGAACATTATGGAGTAAGCCGTATTACCGTTAAGCGTGCAGTAGATGAATTAGTCAATCAAGGTCTTATTGTTAAAAGACGTGGTTCAGGAACTTTTGTAAAATCAGTAGAAGATAGGGACATGAAAGCCCTGAGTATGTCCAGGCAGCTGGAAGGTTTTACCGAAAGTTATCATGGACAAAAAGTAACAGCTAAGATCATAAGATTTGCCATAGTTCATCCTACAGAAAAAATTGCCGTGAAACTGCTGCTGAAGACAGAAGACCTTGTTTATGATATTGTCCGCGTGCGTTATGCTGCTGCTGATCCAATAGTTATTGAGTACATGAATATGCCTGTCAAGATTATTCCTGGTATAAAAAAGAGCATTTTAAAAAAATCTATTTATAATTATATACAAAATGATTTAAAACTTAATATTCAGTCGGCCCATAGAAGAATTTGTGCTGTAATGCCCACAGACGATGAGAAAAAATATTTAAATATAGAAGGACTGTTGCCCTTACTGCAGATAGAGCAGGTAGCATTTTTGGATGACGGTAAACCATTTGAGTATTCTATATCTAAACATCGTGGTGATAAAATAGCATTTAAAACGGTAAGTATAGATTAA
- a CDS encoding M20 family metallo-hydrolase encodes MAVQTRMAENFAKMQEFSADGKGITRLAFSDEDWQARTFIISLLKQAGLTIRIDDFGNIIGRRQGKNPAAPAVLCGSHIDSVPHGGNFDGVLGVLGAIEAVNLMNENNFKNYNPIDIVVFMCEESSRFGTATLGSKAACGKLTVRDMKQYKDTDNKSLYDILHSRGIEPDKRNKVIDLKNLKACIEMHIEQGKVLENIHKPIGIVTGIAAPTRIKLELRGKADHSGATPMTMRNDALCAAAEIILSVENIALTSLQPVVGTVGIANVSPNVMNVIPGEVELGIDIRSIYAQVKTNTVSTVKKAIEKISQKRKIQVSLHTLADEQPVTLDDYVINSIENVCREDNIAYNKMPSGAGHDMMHLAEHAPTGMIFIPCRDGISHNAAEWADMKDILRGTDVLYKTLCSLSAADSSIN; translated from the coding sequence ATGGCAGTGCAGACAAGAATGGCAGAGAATTTTGCTAAAATGCAGGAATTTTCTGCTGATGGTAAAGGTATAACCAGATTGGCTTTTTCTGATGAAGATTGGCAGGCCAGAACATTTATTATCAGTTTGCTGAAGCAGGCTGGATTGACGATACGCATTGATGATTTCGGCAACATAATTGGACGCAGGCAGGGAAAAAATCCGGCTGCCCCAGCTGTATTATGCGGATCGCATATAGACAGTGTCCCGCATGGCGGCAATTTTGATGGGGTGTTAGGTGTGTTGGGTGCTATCGAGGCCGTGAACTTAATGAATGAAAATAATTTCAAAAATTATAATCCGATAGATATAGTCGTATTTATGTGTGAAGAATCCAGCCGATTTGGAACCGCTACATTAGGCAGTAAAGCTGCATGTGGTAAATTGACTGTTCGGGATATGAAACAGTATAAAGATACTGATAATAAATCGTTATATGATATTTTACATTCCCGTGGCATAGAACCGGATAAAAGAAATAAAGTAATAGATTTAAAAAACTTGAAGGCATGCATAGAAATGCATATAGAGCAAGGTAAAGTATTGGAGAACATACATAAACCCATAGGGATAGTTACCGGGATTGCTGCGCCCACAAGAATAAAGCTTGAATTGCGGGGAAAGGCAGATCATTCCGGAGCTACACCAATGACAATGCGTAATGATGCCTTATGTGCAGCAGCTGAGATAATCCTATCAGTGGAAAATATTGCGTTAACATCGTTGCAGCCTGTAGTTGGAACCGTGGGAATAGCTAATGTTTCACCTAATGTCATGAATGTAATTCCTGGAGAAGTAGAACTGGGAATAGATATTCGCAGTATTTATGCCCAGGTTAAGACAAACACTGTAAGCACAGTAAAGAAGGCAATAGAAAAAATCAGCCAAAAAAGGAAAATACAGGTTTCACTTCATACACTGGCTGATGAACAGCCAGTAACGTTGGATGATTATGTAATAAACAGCATTGAAAATGTATGCCGAGAAGATAATATTGCTTATAATAAAATGCCAAGCGGTGCAGGTCATGACATGATGCATTTAGCTGAACATGCACCAACAGGCATGATATTTATTCCATGTCGTGATGGTATAAGTCACAATGCAGCAGAATGGGCAGATATGAAAGATATATTACGGGGAACAGATGTTTTGTATAAGACCCTGTGCAGTTTATCAGCAGCGGATAGCAGCATAAATTAA
- the dcuC gene encoding C4-dicarboxylate transporter DcuC yields MSTFMVIVGIIVIISVIYFILKGYDARIVLIGAGIFMSCIGGVPMASLNAFAKSMTNSGLIKAVCSVMGFAMVIRFTECDKHLINAMAFVLKNFRPLLIPGVIVCTYLVNIALPSASGTAAAAGAIFIPLLIAGGVHPAMAAAAVKCGTYGSMLNPGLAHNPFVAKIAGVSVMEVIGYHYKANLASLLAATVVLTVLAYVLKEDRGYISKNLTLDDNFKVNFFYAIMPILPIVILVLGATHVVPIFKMGVPQAMIIGTLLTLLVTRTNPSKLGKVFFDGMGQAYGSILGIIISAGVFVAGLTSIGLVKLFITEMLNNPAIVKVCAAVGPFILAILVGSGDAATFAFNEAITPHAADFGMTPLQMGTAATLAGTLGRTMSPIAGATIIVAGIAGVNPMEIAKRNSLPMIIALIVGMSILLY; encoded by the coding sequence ATGTCTACATTTATGGTTATTGTTGGTATTATTGTTATTATTTCGGTTATATACTTTATTCTAAAAGGATACGATGCACGTATCGTGCTTATTGGTGCAGGAATATTCATGAGCTGTATTGGCGGTGTTCCCATGGCATCACTTAATGCCTTTGCTAAAAGCATGACAAACTCAGGGCTTATAAAAGCCGTTTGTTCTGTAATGGGGTTTGCTATGGTAATACGTTTTACAGAATGTGATAAGCACTTAATAAATGCAATGGCGTTTGTCTTGAAAAATTTTCGGCCCCTATTGATTCCCGGTGTTATAGTATGTACTTATCTGGTAAATATAGCATTACCCAGTGCTTCGGGAACAGCTGCGGCAGCTGGTGCGATATTCATTCCATTGCTGATAGCCGGGGGAGTTCATCCAGCTATGGCTGCGGCAGCAGTAAAATGTGGTACTTATGGCAGTATGCTTAATCCGGGGCTGGCCCATAATCCCTTTGTGGCTAAAATTGCCGGAGTTAGTGTTATGGAGGTCATAGGCTACCATTATAAAGCAAATTTAGCTTCATTATTGGCAGCTACCGTAGTATTGACTGTACTAGCCTATGTGTTAAAAGAAGACAGAGGGTATATTTCTAAAAATTTGACTTTGGATGATAATTTTAAAGTAAATTTCTTTTATGCGATAATGCCAATACTGCCTATAGTAATATTGGTTCTTGGAGCAACACATGTAGTTCCTATTTTTAAAATGGGGGTACCACAGGCAATGATCATTGGAACATTGCTGACATTGCTTGTTACACGAACAAATCCTTCTAAATTGGGAAAAGTTTTTTTTGATGGAATGGGGCAGGCATATGGTTCCATTCTTGGTATAATTATTTCTGCCGGAGTATTTGTAGCCGGATTGACATCAATTGGCCTTGTAAAATTATTTATTACTGAGATGCTTAATAATCCTGCTATTGTAAAAGTGTGTGCAGCCGTTGGACCGTTTATTCTGGCAATATTAGTAGGCTCCGGTGATGCAGCTACATTTGCTTTTAATGAGGCAATAACACCACATGCCGCTGATTTTGGAATGACACCGCTGCAAATGGGGACTGCCGCAACACTCGCTGGCACACTGGGACGTACAATGTCACCAATTGCTGGGGCAACTATTATAGTTGCTGGGATAGCCGGGGTAAATCCAATGGAAATAGCCAAAAGGAACAGTCTGCCAATGATCATTGCGCTTATTGTTGGGATGTCTATTTTGCTTTACTAA
- a CDS encoding iron-containing alcohol dehydrogenase, with protein MKVLRFHGKNIINGANSLEYLKQVSYKKAMIITGGKSMFRSGVIDKIKTYMEKPGCELKIHSGISKNPTKDQVMVALEEAREFKPETFIAVGGGSPLDAAKAVLLFYEFPELNFDNVFDKSLPTERTRTNFIAIPSTSGTASEVTHVSVITYPEKNLKLAIKTECLRPDLAIIDGNITMSLPAHIAAQTGMDALTHALESYINTNGDDFTDALAKEAIEGILEWLPVSCEQATLESRQKVHAFQCMAGMSFSNAGLGMVHGVSHAFGGLYNLAHGLGNAVILPYSMDYNKKDAAVAAKYKNLSKAVGSDIIEKVRELGRRIGIPACIKDAGVAEKDFQADFATLTENSMLGSTAVNPIKVSMDDMKKFVHCVYYGEKVDF; from the coding sequence ATGAAAGTACTGCGTTTCCATGGCAAAAATATTATAAACGGTGCTAATTCACTGGAATATTTAAAACAAGTATCCTACAAAAAAGCCATGATAATCACCGGTGGCAAATCAATGTTCCGCTCCGGTGTTATTGATAAAATAAAAACTTATATGGAAAAACCAGGCTGTGAACTGAAAATCCATTCCGGCATAAGTAAGAATCCTACTAAGGATCAAGTAATGGTGGCACTTGAAGAGGCAAGAGAATTCAAGCCAGAAACATTTATCGCTGTAGGCGGCGGCTCCCCTTTGGATGCAGCAAAGGCGGTATTACTTTTTTATGAATTTCCTGAGCTTAATTTCGATAATGTATTTGATAAATCACTGCCAACAGAACGAACCCGCACTAATTTTATTGCTATTCCCTCTACTTCTGGAACCGCCAGTGAAGTAACTCATGTATCAGTCATTACTTACCCAGAAAAAAATCTTAAATTAGCAATAAAAACAGAATGTCTGCGTCCTGATCTTGCTATAATTGATGGTAATATCACGATGAGCCTGCCCGCACATATAGCTGCACAGACTGGTATGGATGCTTTGACGCATGCATTAGAAAGCTATATAAACACCAATGGTGATGATTTCACTGATGCCCTGGCCAAAGAAGCTATCGAGGGTATATTGGAATGGCTGCCAGTTTCCTGTGAACAGGCAACACTGGAAAGTCGCCAAAAAGTACATGCATTCCAATGTATGGCCGGTATGTCATTTTCTAATGCCGGTCTGGGAATGGTGCATGGAGTATCACATGCCTTTGGTGGATTATATAATCTGGCGCACGGTCTGGGCAATGCGGTTATTCTTCCTTACTCAATGGATTACAATAAAAAGGACGCTGCTGTGGCCGCTAAATACAAAAACCTATCTAAAGCAGTTGGCAGCGATATAATAGAAAAAGTACGCGAATTAGGCCGCAGAATTGGTATTCCTGCCTGTATTAAAGATGCCGGTGTGGCAGAAAAGGATTTCCAGGCGGATTTTGCTACACTTACCGAAAATTCAATGCTCGGTTCTACTGCTGTAAATCCAATAAAAGTATCTATGGATGATATGAAAAAATTTGTCCACTGCGTATATTATGGAGAAAAAGTAGATTTCTAA
- a CDS encoding NAD(P)-dependent oxidoreductase, whose translation MKIVIADYPDVIARNLDYEKAVLKRHLPDVQIETYSYTDKNEFYRIIKDADALLTAFINIDADVMDHAPKLKCVSFNSTGYNFIDYDEASKRGIAIIPIAEYCTNEVADHTMALILSLSRGIKHYIDDVDKKGLWQYHSISLERLNRKTLCIFGLGKIGQAVAKRASAFGLRILAFDPFADETMAKKLHIELVDADTACEQADIITNHMRQTKENYHFFSRSKFEKMIKRPLFINTARGECVCEEDLIRALDVGIIRGAGLDVLSQEDPDLSDCKLTNRKNVIITPHAAFYSRESLEDLQRISCENAAHYLKKEYEQVFRIVNWPEIKSVVLKEKGVNKV comes from the coding sequence ATGAAAATCGTAATTGCTGATTATCCTGATGTCATAGCAAGAAATCTAGATTATGAAAAAGCGGTATTAAAACGACACCTGCCAGATGTCCAAATAGAAACTTATAGTTATACTGATAAAAATGAATTTTACCGTATAATAAAAGATGCTGATGCCCTGCTTACAGCTTTTATAAATATAGATGCTGATGTCATGGACCATGCCCCTAAATTAAAATGCGTAAGTTTTAATTCTACGGGATATAATTTTATTGATTATGACGAAGCAAGCAAACGCGGTATTGCTATAATTCCTATTGCCGAATACTGTACCAATGAAGTAGCTGACCATACAATGGCTTTAATACTATCTTTAAGCCGCGGGATTAAACATTATATTGACGATGTGGATAAAAAAGGTCTTTGGCAGTATCATTCTATATCCTTGGAAAGACTTAACAGAAAGACCTTGTGCATTTTCGGACTTGGTAAAATAGGGCAGGCCGTTGCTAAACGGGCTTCTGCTTTTGGCCTGCGAATACTGGCTTTTGACCCGTTCGCCGATGAAACTATGGCCAAAAAGCTGCATATAGAACTGGTAGATGCTGATACTGCTTGCGAACAGGCTGATATCATAACTAATCATATGCGGCAGACTAAGGAAAATTATCATTTCTTTTCCAGAAGTAAGTTTGAAAAAATGATCAAGCGACCATTGTTCATAAATACGGCCCGCGGTGAATGTGTCTGTGAAGAAGATCTTATCCGGGCGCTTGACGTAGGAATTATCCGCGGTGCAGGACTTGATGTCCTGAGTCAGGAAGATCCCGACCTCAGTGATTGCAAACTGACCAATAGAAAAAACGTTATTATAACACCCCATGCTGCTTTTTATTCCCGAGAATCATTAGAAGATTTACAGCGTATTTCCTGTGAAAATGCAGCACATTATTTAAAAAAAGAATATGAACAGGTTTTTAGAATCGTAAATTGGCCAGAAATAAAATCTGTTGTTTTAAAGGAGAAAGGAGTAAACAAAGTATGA
- a CDS encoding aspartate aminotransferase family protein, which produces MSLYERCMKVMPPIAKRATTMGVIKGEGCYLTDEDGRKVLDFASGVAVCNIGHNHPKVVKAAKEQIDSLIHGGHNVVYYESYVKLAERLVELSGGDTMVYFSNSGAEANEGAVKLAKYVTQRPAVIAFRGSFHGRTLGAISLTSSNSAYRKNYEGLLPSVYFTEYPNLYRTPYKKEPGKCPHEYMDHLEQLFETLIDPYSVAAIIMEPIQGEGGYIVPPVDFVQYIRKVCDKYGIMLIFDEIQTGMGRTGKLFAYENFGVRPDIFTLAKSIASGFPLSAVVGRKKYMEKWPAGAHGGTFGGNPVACAAGLATLDVLINDGMLDNAVKAGNYMKKKLGDLQKKYPSVIGDVRGIGLMLAMEMIHEDTSPDAQLAAKLKEKSLEKGLLLLLCGTYHNVIRFIAPTIVTEKEIDFALDILDELLAEELHK; this is translated from the coding sequence ATGAGTTTATATGAAAGATGTATGAAAGTTATGCCGCCGATAGCCAAAAGAGCTACTACTATGGGGGTAATAAAAGGAGAAGGTTGCTATCTCACTGATGAAGACGGACGAAAAGTCCTTGATTTTGCAAGTGGTGTAGCTGTCTGCAATATAGGTCATAATCATCCCAAAGTTGTTAAAGCTGCAAAAGAACAGATAGATTCTCTTATCCATGGCGGACATAATGTTGTTTATTATGAAAGCTATGTCAAGTTAGCGGAAAGGCTCGTAGAGTTATCTGGCGGTGATACTATGGTCTATTTCAGCAACAGTGGCGCTGAAGCCAATGAAGGTGCTGTAAAATTGGCCAAATATGTAACACAGCGTCCAGCTGTAATTGCTTTCCGTGGTTCTTTCCACGGCCGGACTTTAGGGGCTATCTCACTAACTTCATCTAACTCGGCCTATCGTAAAAATTATGAAGGGCTGCTGCCTAGTGTTTATTTTACGGAATATCCTAATTTATACCGTACTCCGTATAAAAAGGAACCCGGCAAATGTCCACATGAATATATGGATCACTTAGAACAGCTCTTTGAAACATTAATTGACCCATATTCTGTGGCAGCAATTATAATGGAACCAATACAAGGTGAAGGCGGATATATCGTTCCTCCGGTTGATTTTGTGCAATATATCCGCAAAGTATGTGATAAATACGGTATTATGCTTATTTTTGATGAAATACAGACAGGAATGGGGCGTACCGGCAAATTATTTGCCTATGAAAATTTTGGTGTACGCCCTGATATTTTTACTCTCGCTAAAAGTATTGCTTCCGGATTCCCGCTCAGTGCTGTAGTCGGTAGAAAAAAATATATGGAAAAATGGCCGGCCGGCGCACATGGCGGCACCTTCGGCGGTAATCCGGTTGCCTGTGCAGCTGGTCTTGCCACTCTTGATGTACTGATCAACGATGGCATGCTCGATAATGCAGTCAAAGCCGGTAATTATATGAAGAAAAAACTTGGGGATCTGCAAAAAAAATATCCTTCTGTCATCGGCGATGTACGCGGTATTGGTCTTATGCTGGCGATGGAAATGATTCATGAAGATACTAGTCCTGATGCACAACTGGCAGCGAAATTAAAAGAAAAATCTTTGGAAAAGGGTCTGCTCCTGCTTTTATGCGGAACATACCATAACGTAATTCGCTTTATCGCTCCGACAATAGTTACAGAAAAAGAAATAGATTTTGCTCTAGATATACTTGATGAGTTGCTCGCTGAAGAATTGCATAAATAA